In a genomic window of Leifsonia xyli subsp. cynodontis DSM 46306:
- the dnaE gene encoding DNA polymerase III subunit alpha, with the protein MADSFVHLHVHSEYSMLDGAARVKPLIDAAVEQRMPAVAVTDHGNMFGAFDFWRTATDAGIKPIIGTEAYLTPGTHRTDKTRIRWGDGGGDDVSGSGAYTHMTLLAATTEGMHNLFRMSSLASIEGYYFKPRMDRELLSQYAKGIIATTGCPSGEVQTRLRLGQYEEAKKAAAEFRDIFGKENFYAEIMDHGLGIERRIMADLIRLAKELGLPLVATNDLHYTHAADAKSHAVLLCVQSGSTLDDPNRFKFDADEFYLKSSEQMRQLFRDHPDACDNTLAIAERVDVRFDTAANYMPRFPVPAGETEQTWFVKEVERGLAERYPNGVTPAVRKQADYEIGVISQMGFPGYFLVVADFINWSKDNGIRVGPGRGSGAGSMAAYAMRITDLDPLQHGLIFERFLNPDRVSMPDFDVDFDDRRRGEVIKYVTDKYGEERVAQIVTYGTIKAKQALKDSSRVLGFPFGMGEKLTKAMPPPVMGKDIPLTGIFDKQHPRYKEALDIRAVVESDPEAKTVFDTALGLENLKRQWGVHAAGVIMSSDPLIDVIPIMKREQDGQIVTQFDYPACESLGLIKMDFLGLRNLTIINDALDNIEANRREKLVLENLELDDRAAYELLSRGDTLGVFQLDGGPMRSLLRLMKPDNFEDISALIALYRPGPMGANSHTNYALRKNGQQEITPIHPELAQPLEDILSTSYGLIIYQEQVMAIAQKVAGFSLGQADILRRAMGKKKKSELDKQFEGFSQGMVENGYSMEAVNKLWEILLPFSDYAFNKAHSAAYGVISYWTAYLKAHYPAEYMAALLTSVGDSKDKMALYLNECRRMGIKVLPPDVNESSLYFAAVGEDIRFGMGAVRNVGANVVEGVREARESSGRFESFHDFLGKVPVHAANKRTVESLIKAGAFDSLGYTRRALVEVHEDAVESAVKIKRSEANGDIGFDFDSLWGDDEQNRSQHHIPERPEWVKRDKLAFEREMLGLYVSDHPLAGLELHLAKLASTSIADLVASETVQDGETVVIAGLVTSVQHRVAKASGNQYGMIQVEDFGGEMTAMFMGKAYQEFSGLLQGDSIVVVRGRVSLRDDGMNLHAFSLMVPDLGQADDVGTVTITMPDHRATTDTVTELASVLTRHPGESEVRLRLVKGSVARVFEVPKPVKVSPDLYGELKGLLGPNCLV; encoded by the coding sequence ATGGCCGACTCCTTCGTTCACCTCCACGTCCACAGCGAGTACTCGATGCTCGATGGCGCGGCTCGCGTCAAACCGCTCATCGACGCCGCGGTGGAGCAGAGGATGCCCGCCGTCGCGGTCACCGACCACGGCAACATGTTCGGCGCGTTCGACTTCTGGCGCACCGCCACCGACGCCGGGATCAAACCGATCATCGGCACCGAGGCGTACCTCACGCCGGGCACACACCGCACCGACAAGACCCGGATTCGCTGGGGGGACGGCGGCGGGGACGATGTCTCCGGCTCCGGTGCCTACACGCATATGACCCTGCTCGCTGCGACGACCGAGGGGATGCACAACCTCTTCCGGATGTCCTCGCTGGCCTCCATCGAGGGCTACTACTTCAAGCCGCGGATGGACCGCGAGCTGCTCAGCCAGTACGCCAAGGGCATCATCGCGACGACGGGCTGCCCCTCCGGAGAGGTCCAGACCCGCCTCCGGCTCGGCCAGTACGAGGAGGCCAAGAAAGCCGCCGCCGAGTTCCGCGACATCTTCGGCAAGGAGAACTTCTACGCCGAGATCATGGATCACGGTCTCGGCATCGAGCGCCGGATCATGGCCGACCTCATCCGGCTGGCGAAGGAGCTCGGCCTCCCGCTGGTGGCCACCAACGACCTCCACTACACGCACGCCGCCGACGCGAAGAGTCACGCGGTGCTGCTCTGCGTCCAGTCCGGCTCGACCCTCGACGACCCCAATCGGTTCAAATTCGACGCGGACGAGTTCTACCTGAAGTCGTCCGAGCAGATGCGGCAGCTCTTCCGCGATCACCCGGACGCCTGCGACAACACGCTCGCGATCGCCGAGCGGGTGGATGTGCGGTTCGACACCGCCGCCAACTACATGCCGCGCTTCCCGGTCCCGGCCGGTGAGACCGAGCAGACCTGGTTCGTCAAGGAGGTCGAGCGGGGTCTGGCCGAGCGTTACCCGAACGGTGTCACCCCGGCGGTGCGCAAACAGGCCGACTACGAGATCGGCGTCATCTCGCAGATGGGCTTCCCCGGCTACTTCCTCGTCGTCGCCGACTTCATCAACTGGTCGAAGGACAACGGCATCCGGGTGGGCCCCGGCCGCGGTTCCGGCGCGGGCTCGATGGCGGCCTACGCGATGCGGATCACCGACCTCGACCCGTTGCAGCACGGCCTCATCTTCGAGCGCTTCCTCAACCCCGACCGCGTCTCCATGCCCGACTTCGACGTCGACTTCGACGACCGTCGCCGTGGCGAGGTCATCAAGTACGTGACCGACAAGTACGGCGAGGAGCGTGTCGCCCAGATCGTCACGTACGGCACCATCAAGGCCAAGCAGGCCCTCAAGGACTCCTCGCGCGTGCTCGGGTTCCCGTTCGGGATGGGCGAGAAGCTGACGAAGGCGATGCCGCCGCCCGTCATGGGCAAGGACATCCCGCTCACCGGGATCTTCGACAAACAGCACCCGCGCTACAAGGAGGCCCTGGACATCCGCGCCGTCGTGGAGTCCGATCCCGAGGCCAAGACCGTGTTCGACACAGCGCTCGGCTTGGAGAACCTGAAACGGCAGTGGGGCGTCCACGCGGCCGGCGTGATCATGTCCTCGGACCCGCTCATCGACGTCATCCCGATCATGAAGCGGGAGCAGGACGGCCAGATCGTCACACAGTTCGACTACCCGGCCTGCGAGTCCCTCGGCCTGATCAAGATGGACTTCCTGGGCCTCAGGAACCTGACGATCATCAACGACGCGCTCGACAACATCGAGGCGAACCGCCGCGAGAAGCTCGTGCTGGAAAACCTGGAGCTGGACGACCGCGCCGCCTACGAATTGCTCTCCCGCGGTGACACGCTCGGCGTGTTCCAGCTCGACGGCGGACCGATGCGCTCGCTGCTGCGCCTGATGAAACCGGACAACTTCGAGGACATCTCGGCCCTCATCGCGCTGTATCGGCCCGGCCCCATGGGCGCGAACTCGCACACCAACTATGCGCTGCGGAAGAACGGGCAGCAGGAGATCACGCCCATCCATCCCGAGCTCGCGCAACCGCTGGAGGACATCCTCTCCACCAGCTACGGCCTGATCATCTACCAGGAGCAGGTCATGGCCATCGCGCAGAAGGTCGCGGGCTTCTCGCTCGGGCAGGCCGACATTCTGCGCCGTGCGATGGGCAAGAAGAAGAAATCGGAACTGGACAAGCAGTTCGAGGGCTTCTCACAGGGCATGGTCGAGAACGGGTACTCGATGGAGGCCGTGAACAAGCTCTGGGAGATCCTGCTCCCGTTCTCCGACTACGCGTTCAACAAGGCGCACTCGGCTGCCTACGGGGTCATCTCGTATTGGACCGCCTATCTCAAGGCCCACTATCCGGCCGAGTACATGGCGGCGCTTCTCACGAGCGTCGGCGACTCCAAGGACAAGATGGCGCTGTACCTCAACGAGTGCCGTCGCATGGGCATCAAGGTGCTCCCGCCCGACGTCAACGAGTCCAGCCTGTATTTCGCGGCCGTCGGCGAGGACATCCGCTTCGGGATGGGCGCTGTGCGCAACGTCGGCGCCAACGTGGTCGAGGGCGTCCGGGAGGCGCGGGAGTCGAGCGGCCGGTTCGAGTCGTTCCACGACTTCCTCGGCAAAGTGCCCGTTCACGCCGCCAACAAGCGCACTGTCGAATCGCTCATCAAGGCCGGCGCTTTCGACTCGCTGGGCTACACCCGCCGGGCGCTGGTGGAGGTCCACGAGGATGCGGTGGAGTCTGCGGTCAAGATCAAGCGCAGCGAAGCCAATGGCGATATCGGGTTCGATTTCGATAGTCTGTGGGGGGACGACGAGCAGAACCGGTCGCAGCACCACATCCCCGAGCGCCCGGAGTGGGTCAAGCGCGACAAGCTCGCGTTCGAGCGCGAGATGCTCGGCCTGTACGTCTCCGACCACCCTCTTGCGGGGCTGGAACTGCACTTGGCGAAGCTCGCGAGCACGTCGATCGCCGACCTCGTCGCCTCGGAGACTGTTCAGGACGGCGAGACCGTCGTCATCGCGGGTCTCGTGACCAGCGTCCAGCACCGTGTCGCGAAAGCCTCCGGCAATCAGTACGGGATGATCCAGGTCGAGGATTTCGGCGGTGAGATGACCGCCATGTTCATGGGCAAGGCGTATCAGGAGTTCTCGGGTCTGCTGCAGGGCGACTCGATCGTCGTCGTGCGCGGTCGCGTGAGCCTGCGCGACGACGGTATGAACCTGCACGCGTTCAGCCTGATGGTCCCGGACCTCGGCCAGGCCGACGACGTCGGGACCGTGACGATCACCATGCCGGACCACCGGGCGACCACCGACACGGTCACTGAGCTCGCGTCCGTCTTGACCCGCCACCCGGGTGAGAGCGAGGTGCGGCTGCGACTCGTGAAAGGCTCGGTCGCTCGCGTGTTCGAGGTGCCGAAGCCGGTGAAAGTGTCGCCCGACCTCTACGGGGAGCTCAAAGGGCTGCTGGGCCCGAATTGCCTGGTGTGA
- a CDS encoding RluA family pseudouridine synthase, whose translation MESRSFPIPDGLGGVRVDAGLAKLLGFSRSFAAEVAESGGVTVDGREAGKSDRLIAGSWLDVTWQPREEPRIVPIAVPELTIVHDDDHIVVIDKPAGVAAHPSVGWDGPTVLGALAAAGFRISTSGAAERAGIVHRLDAGTSGLMVVAKSERAYTVLKRAFHDRTVEKIYHAVVQGHPDPLTGTIDAPIGRHPKSDWRFAVVAGGKPSVTHYETIEAFPAASLLEIHLETGRTHQIRVHLSAQRHPCVGDAMYGADPTLSARLGLTRQWLHAVQLAFAHPATGEWVSFATTYPADFRNALDILRGP comes from the coding sequence ATGGAGTCCCGCAGCTTCCCCATCCCAGACGGTCTGGGCGGCGTGCGCGTCGACGCCGGCCTCGCCAAGCTCCTCGGCTTCTCGCGCAGTTTCGCCGCGGAGGTCGCCGAGTCTGGCGGCGTGACCGTGGACGGCCGCGAGGCCGGCAAATCCGACCGCCTCATCGCCGGCTCCTGGCTCGATGTGACCTGGCAGCCACGCGAGGAGCCGCGAATCGTGCCGATCGCTGTGCCCGAGCTGACCATCGTTCACGATGACGACCACATCGTCGTCATCGACAAGCCGGCCGGTGTGGCCGCGCACCCTTCGGTCGGCTGGGACGGGCCCACCGTGCTCGGTGCCCTGGCCGCCGCCGGGTTCCGTATCTCGACCTCGGGGGCCGCCGAGCGCGCGGGGATTGTACACCGGCTGGATGCGGGCACGAGCGGTCTCATGGTCGTCGCCAAGTCCGAGCGCGCCTACACCGTGCTGAAGCGGGCTTTCCACGATCGGACAGTTGAGAAGATCTATCACGCGGTGGTGCAGGGGCATCCGGACCCGCTGACCGGGACGATCGACGCGCCGATCGGCCGGCATCCGAAGTCCGATTGGAGATTCGCGGTCGTCGCCGGCGGCAAGCCCTCTGTGACCCACTACGAGACCATCGAGGCGTTCCCGGCGGCGAGCCTGCTCGAGATCCACCTGGAGACGGGCCGGACGCACCAGATCCGCGTCCACCTCTCCGCGCAGCGCCACCCCTGTGTCGGCGACGCGATGTACGGCGCCGACCCCACCCTCTCGGCCCGGCTCGGCCTGACCCGTCAGTGGCTCCACGCGGTCCAGCTCGCGTTCGCCCACCCGGCGACGGGGGAGTGGGTCAGCTTCGCCACCACCTACCCCGCCGACTTCCGGAACGCCCTCGACATCCTCCGCGGCCCCTGA
- the lspA gene encoding signal peptidase II: MAILAAVALCVYLMDQIAKALVVSNLSEGQQVAVLGQLLQFHFVKNPGAAFSIGSGSTWIFSLVGVGVLGFVIWYARRIRSTAWAVLFGLLLGGLLGNLTDRLFREPGFGVGHVIDFLQIPLLPAIFNLADVAIVVSMGIFLVLTLRGIGLDGRRQRDEGADASSAVSAGDESPADKPENPSA; encoded by the coding sequence TTGGCCATCCTGGCCGCGGTCGCGCTCTGCGTGTACCTCATGGACCAGATCGCCAAGGCGCTGGTCGTCTCGAACCTCTCCGAGGGTCAGCAGGTCGCTGTTCTGGGACAGCTCCTTCAGTTCCACTTCGTCAAGAACCCGGGCGCCGCGTTCTCGATCGGCAGCGGCTCCACGTGGATCTTCTCTCTCGTGGGCGTCGGCGTGCTCGGCTTCGTCATCTGGTACGCGCGGCGCATCCGCTCGACAGCCTGGGCCGTCTTGTTCGGCCTCCTCCTTGGCGGACTGCTCGGAAACCTCACCGACCGGCTTTTCCGGGAGCCGGGGTTCGGGGTCGGACACGTGATCGACTTCTTGCAGATCCCTCTGCTGCCGGCCATCTTCAACCTCGCGGATGTCGCGATCGTCGTCAGCATGGGGATATTCCTCGTCCTGACCCTGCGCGGGATCGGCCTCGACGGCCGCCGGCAGCGGGACGAGGGCGCCGATGCCAGTAGCGCTGTGTCCGCCGGTGACGAGTCCCCCGCGGACAAGCCGGAGAACCCGTCTGCCTGA
- a CDS encoding DivIVA domain-containing protein, translating into MALTPEDVVNKRFQPTKFREGYDQDEVDDFLDEVVVELRRLTQENEELKQRLVASDSRIAELQRNAGVSGPVAASLSAGDGEFQRLQRENEELQQRLAIAQRETAEARQQAAAAPLAAAGFAAGAATDANDPNATNNLLQLARRLHEEHVREGVEKRDALIAEGHATAARIVAEAESKQRAQITSLEQERVGLERRIEELRGFERDYRSGLKSYIENQLRDLDSQQVGGSGSSNRVSGVPAPVPASHGDLSNGSDQGAQPPVFPGFGG; encoded by the coding sequence ATGGCGCTGACTCCGGAAGACGTTGTCAACAAGCGGTTCCAACCGACGAAGTTCCGCGAGGGCTACGACCAGGACGAGGTCGACGATTTCCTTGACGAGGTCGTCGTCGAACTGCGTCGGCTGACCCAGGAGAACGAAGAGCTGAAGCAGCGTCTCGTGGCGTCCGACTCGCGCATCGCCGAGCTCCAGCGCAATGCCGGCGTTTCCGGCCCGGTCGCCGCTTCTCTGAGTGCCGGCGATGGCGAGTTCCAACGCCTGCAGCGTGAGAACGAGGAGCTTCAGCAGCGCCTCGCCATCGCCCAGCGCGAGACCGCCGAGGCTCGCCAGCAGGCCGCCGCCGCTCCGCTGGCCGCTGCCGGTTTCGCTGCGGGCGCTGCCACGGACGCGAACGACCCCAACGCCACCAACAACCTCCTGCAGCTCGCGCGCCGTCTCCACGAGGAGCATGTCCGCGAGGGCGTCGAGAAGCGTGACGCGCTCATCGCCGAGGGACACGCGACCGCCGCCCGCATCGTCGCCGAGGCGGAGTCGAAGCAGCGCGCGCAGATCACCTCCCTCGAACAGGAGCGCGTCGGCCTCGAGCGCCGCATCGAGGAACTGCGTGGTTTCGAGCGCGACTACCGTTCGGGCCTGAAGAGCTACATCGAGAACCAGCTCCGCGACCTCGACAGCCAGCAGGTCGGCGGGTCCGGTTCCTCGAACCGCGTCTCCGGCGTCCCCGCTCCGGTGCCCGCGAGCCATGGCGACCTCTCGAACGGCTCGGACCAGGGCGCCCAGCCTCCGGTCTTCCCCGGCTTTGGAGGCTAG
- a CDS encoding YggT family protein: MLVVSVIANVLYYVLLIYFFVLWARFVLDLVRTFARQWRPRGFGLVLAESAYVATDPPIRFFRRVIPPLSMGPVALDFGWSLTMLVVIIGLYVTVSFT; this comes from the coding sequence GTGCTAGTCGTCTCGGTCATCGCGAACGTCCTCTACTACGTCCTGCTGATCTATTTCTTCGTGCTCTGGGCCCGCTTCGTGCTGGATCTGGTGCGCACTTTCGCGCGCCAGTGGCGGCCGCGCGGTTTCGGGCTCGTCCTCGCTGAGTCGGCCTATGTGGCGACCGACCCGCCTATCCGCTTCTTCCGCCGCGTCATCCCGCCGCTGTCGATGGGGCCGGTCGCGCTCGACTTCGGCTGGAGCCTCACGATGCTCGTCGTCATCATCGGTTTGTACGTCACCGTGAGCTTCACCTGA
- a CDS encoding cell division protein SepF — MANPLKKTMVYLGLADEELEFEEEQTQHHPRREAAAPAPVQPVPHPAAVAPVPNRAPVTPLRKSSTARNTPVQEMNEILTVHPRQYRDAQAIAESFREGIPVIINLSQMSEGDARRLIDFASGLSQGLYGKIERVTPKVFLLSPSHIVVSGEHGGQEAEVDASFFAQA, encoded by the coding sequence ATGGCCAACCCGCTGAAGAAGACGATGGTCTATCTGGGCCTCGCCGACGAGGAGCTGGAGTTCGAGGAGGAACAGACGCAGCATCACCCCCGCCGCGAAGCCGCCGCTCCCGCGCCGGTCCAGCCTGTCCCGCACCCCGCTGCGGTCGCCCCCGTGCCCAACCGCGCGCCGGTGACTCCGCTGCGCAAATCGTCCACCGCACGGAATACTCCGGTACAGGAAATGAATGAGATTCTCACGGTCCACCCCCGCCAGTACCGCGACGCCCAGGCGATCGCAGAGTCGTTCCGCGAGGGCATCCCGGTCATCATCAACCTCTCGCAGATGAGCGAGGGCGACGCGCGCCGTCTCATCGACTTCGCCAGCGGTCTCTCGCAGGGTCTGTACGGCAAGATCGAACGGGTCACTCCCAAAGTCTTCCTGCTGTCTCCGTCGCACATCGTCGTCTCCGGCGAGCACGGGGGCCAGGAGGCCGAGGTCGACGCCTCCTTCTTCGCGCAGGCCTGA
- a CDS encoding YggS family pyridoxal phosphate-dependent enzyme yields MTTSTSPTSSSSPLAQRLAAVRESVAVAARAAGRSPGELTTIVVTKFHPASLVRELVSLGVRDVGENRHQEAQEKAAGLADLELTWHFVGQLQSKKARQARRYAGVVHSIDRLSLVDALRSDDGTVLDAFVQLNLTDDPARGGVADRDLEPLVDHVLATPGLRLLGVMAVAPLEEEPARAFERVRAASERVRALAPEAVAISAGMSQDYREAIAAGATHLRIGTAITGNRPLVR; encoded by the coding sequence ATGACGACCTCGACATCCCCGACTTCCTCAAGTAGTCCGCTCGCGCAACGGCTGGCCGCGGTCAGGGAGAGCGTCGCCGTCGCCGCCCGGGCCGCTGGCCGCTCGCCCGGCGAACTGACGACGATCGTGGTGACGAAGTTCCACCCGGCGTCCCTCGTCCGCGAGCTGGTTTCGCTCGGAGTGCGGGATGTGGGGGAGAACCGGCACCAGGAAGCGCAGGAGAAGGCGGCCGGGCTCGCGGATCTGGAACTCACCTGGCATTTCGTCGGGCAGTTGCAGAGCAAGAAGGCGCGCCAGGCCCGGCGGTACGCCGGCGTCGTCCACTCGATCGACCGCCTCTCGCTGGTGGATGCGCTCCGGAGCGACGACGGAACCGTCCTCGACGCCTTCGTCCAGCTCAACCTGACGGACGACCCCGCCCGCGGCGGTGTGGCTGATCGCGACCTGGAGCCGCTGGTCGACCACGTCCTCGCCACACCCGGTCTGCGCCTCCTCGGCGTGATGGCCGTCGCCCCGCTGGAGGAGGAGCCGGCCCGCGCCTTCGAGCGTGTCCGGGCCGCGAGCGAACGGGTGCGCGCACTCGCTCCGGAGGCGGTAGCCATCTCCGCCGGGATGTCCCAGGACTACCGGGAGGCCATCGCCGCCGGCGCGACACACCTTCGGATCGGCACGGCCATTACCGGGAATCGGCCGCTCGTTCGTTAA
- the ftsZ gene encoding cell division protein FtsZ: protein MTANQNYLAVIKVVGIGGGGVNAVNRMIELGLRGVEFIAINTDAQALLMSDADVKLDVGREITRGLGAGADPEVGRRAAEDHAEEIEEALAGADMVFVTAGEGGGTGTGGAPVVARIAKSIGALTIGVVTKPFSFEGKRRSQQADSGVQRLKEEVDTLIVVPNDRLLEISDRGISMLEAFSTADQVLLAGVQGITDLITTPGLINLDFADVKSVMQGAGSALMGIGSSRGADRAIKAAELAVASPLLEASIDGAHGVLLSIQGGSNLGIFEINDAARLVQEAVHPEANIIFGAVIDDTLGDEVRVTVIAAGFDGGEPSAKPAIDSRRSSFVEAGGEDAAARAAQAAVTGEPDVPSAEAWHATGETPVTETAQKDPAFDDENDDLDIPDFLK, encoded by the coding sequence GTGACAGCAAACCAGAACTACCTCGCCGTGATCAAGGTCGTCGGCATCGGCGGAGGCGGCGTCAACGCCGTCAACCGCATGATCGAGCTCGGCCTGCGCGGTGTCGAGTTCATCGCCATCAACACGGACGCCCAGGCGCTGCTCATGAGCGACGCCGATGTGAAGCTCGACGTGGGCCGTGAGATCACCCGAGGCCTGGGAGCCGGCGCCGACCCCGAGGTCGGCCGCCGCGCCGCCGAAGACCATGCGGAGGAGATCGAGGAAGCGCTCGCCGGCGCGGATATGGTCTTCGTGACCGCGGGCGAGGGTGGCGGCACCGGCACCGGGGGCGCTCCCGTGGTCGCGCGGATCGCGAAGTCGATCGGCGCGCTCACTATCGGCGTCGTCACCAAGCCGTTCTCCTTCGAGGGCAAACGCCGTTCGCAGCAGGCCGACTCCGGTGTCCAGCGCTTGAAGGAAGAGGTCGACACCCTCATCGTCGTGCCGAACGACCGGCTGCTGGAGATCAGCGACCGTGGCATCAGTATGCTCGAGGCGTTCTCCACCGCCGACCAGGTGCTCCTCGCCGGTGTGCAGGGCATCACCGACCTCATCACCACCCCCGGTCTCATCAACCTCGATTTCGCGGACGTCAAATCCGTCATGCAGGGCGCGGGCTCCGCGCTCATGGGCATCGGCTCCTCGCGCGGCGCGGACCGGGCGATCAAGGCGGCCGAGCTGGCCGTCGCCTCGCCGCTGCTGGAAGCGTCCATCGACGGCGCCCACGGTGTGCTGCTCTCCATCCAGGGGGGCTCGAACCTGGGCATCTTCGAGATCAACGATGCGGCGCGGCTCGTCCAGGAGGCGGTGCATCCGGAGGCGAACATCATCTTCGGCGCGGTCATCGACGACACCCTCGGCGACGAGGTGCGCGTCACCGTGATCGCCGCGGGCTTCGACGGTGGCGAGCCGAGCGCGAAACCGGCGATCGACTCGCGTCGCTCCAGCTTCGTGGAGGCCGGTGGCGAGGACGCGGCCGCCCGTGCGGCCCAGGCGGCCGTGACCGGTGAGCCCGACGTTCCCTCGGCCGAGGCGTGGCACGCGACTGGCGAGACCCCCGTGACCGAGACGGCCCAGAAAGACCCGGCGTTCGACGACGAGAATGACGACCTCGACATCCCCGACTTCCTCAAGTAG
- a CDS encoding FtsQ-type POTRA domain-containing protein, with protein sequence MKRPQGFDRTAAASSAAVPRAEETATLGTEPEPVAPAQECRAPRAAPEAFPAGASPYDRLPSNREIGKALRAARKERRRLERAEVRRFTRRSRRRKQVWTVAGAVVGALVLGVVLVGFSPLLALKNIEVTDTERLDPKVIRQKLDDQLGRPLPLLDQTAISRDLAAFPLIRSYSLESRPPDTIVVRVVERQPIGAIQQGSAFTLVDAAKVPISSTQTRPEGMPLIAASGPAADANADSGFAAAAGALSALPADVRAQVDTITAKTKDDVSFTLRGSGATVVWGSADDSALKAADLAALLKSVPGNSRYDVSSPHSVTTG encoded by the coding sequence GTGAAGCGCCCGCAAGGATTCGACCGGACGGCCGCCGCGTCGTCTGCGGCCGTGCCGCGGGCGGAGGAAACGGCCACGCTGGGGACGGAGCCGGAACCGGTCGCACCGGCGCAGGAGTGCCGCGCGCCGCGCGCGGCCCCCGAGGCTTTCCCCGCCGGGGCATCGCCCTACGACCGCCTCCCCAGCAATCGCGAGATCGGCAAGGCCCTCCGGGCTGCGCGCAAGGAGCGTCGGCGCCTCGAGCGCGCGGAGGTCCGGCGTTTCACCAGACGCTCGCGCCGCCGCAAGCAGGTCTGGACGGTCGCGGGCGCCGTCGTCGGGGCGCTCGTGCTCGGTGTGGTGCTGGTCGGCTTCTCCCCGCTGCTCGCGTTGAAGAACATCGAGGTCACCGACACGGAACGCCTCGACCCCAAGGTCATCCGGCAGAAGCTCGATGATCAGCTCGGGCGGCCTCTCCCGCTGCTCGACCAGACGGCGATCTCAAGGGATCTGGCCGCCTTCCCGCTCATCCGCAGCTACAGTCTCGAGAGCCGCCCGCCCGACACGATCGTCGTGCGCGTGGTGGAGCGCCAGCCGATCGGAGCGATCCAGCAAGGCTCCGCTTTCACACTGGTGGATGCCGCCAAAGTGCCGATCTCCTCCACTCAGACGCGTCCGGAGGGCATGCCGCTCATCGCCGCCAGCGGCCCCGCCGCCGACGCGAACGCGGACTCGGGCTTCGCCGCCGCTGCGGGTGCGCTGTCGGCGCTGCCCGCGGATGTGCGTGCGCAGGTGGACACGATCACCGCGAAGACCAAGGACGATGTCTCGTTCACGCTGCGCGGCAGCGGTGCGACGGTGGTGTGGGGGAGCGCGGACGACTCCGCGCTGAAGGCTGCCGATCTCGCCGCCCTTCTGAAGAGCGTCCCGGGGAACAGCCGCTACGACGTCTCCTCCCCGCACAGCGTGACCACGGGCTGA